From Bacillus cereus group sp. RP43, the proteins below share one genomic window:
- a CDS encoding YiiX/YebB-like N1pC/P60 family cysteine hydrolase: MFKKKMLNVAMTAGLLAGGFVPMTAYAEKSEVEIYLEEIVKLQPDVASEQVLKEAETLAESQNMKVEEVLKAYLKEATNNTIQGQKETEKTNEKSDFQTLGGSGGVYTITNSTKGNIYYTPSQTAYLDHGHVGMYYLPDTIVESVPSTGVRTIKTSNRLVDAGAVIQTVSTSTQNKENAVNWAYSEVGEPYSYNFMNNRNTGHDGAKNCSKLVWSAFLLKANIDLDKDGGLGVYPRDIRDSSYTSTIKTF; encoded by the coding sequence ATGTTCAAAAAGAAAATGTTGAATGTAGCTATGACAGCAGGTTTATTAGCAGGTGGATTTGTTCCTATGACAGCATATGCTGAAAAATCAGAGGTTGAAATCTATCTTGAGGAAATCGTGAAACTGCAGCCTGATGTGGCTTCTGAACAAGTATTAAAAGAAGCGGAAACATTGGCCGAATCTCAAAATATGAAAGTTGAGGAAGTTCTAAAGGCATATCTTAAAGAAGCGACAAATAATACGATACAAGGACAAAAAGAGACTGAAAAGACAAATGAAAAATCAGATTTCCAAACACTTGGTGGTTCAGGAGGGGTGTATACCATCACCAATAGTACAAAAGGAAATATTTATTACACACCTTCACAAACAGCTTATTTAGACCATGGACATGTTGGGATGTATTACTTGCCGGATACAATTGTTGAATCTGTGCCCTCTACAGGGGTACGGACCATTAAAACATCTAATCGATTAGTCGATGCCGGTGCCGTAATTCAAACTGTCAGTACATCTACTCAGAATAAAGAAAATGCTGTAAATTGGGCTTATAGTGAAGTAGGGGAACCGTATTCCTATAATTTTATGAACAACCGAAATACTGGTCATGATGGAGCAAAAAACTGTTCGAAATTAGTATGGTCTGCCTTCTTGTTAAAAGCAAATATTGATTTAGATAAAGACGGTGGTTTAGGGGTGTACCCACGTGATATTAGAGATTCAAGTTATACGTCCACAATAAAGACATTTTAA